In Prunus dulcis chromosome 2, ALMONDv2, whole genome shotgun sequence, a single genomic region encodes these proteins:
- the LOC117618227 gene encoding uncharacterized protein LOC117618227 — MEVCVIAKCTYKSETIMFSVSSESSMVDILKTLCLRFRGLQLGCFTLRYSVPGYPSCFLETDSDLDLMRTFLLISNEKTVDILVKDLCGINEYSGDFCVNKELIACEKGESSCSSTVEDRNEFLGRSKRASAKPLLSNEWETYIHHVGQKFDGGAEEFRLKLCKYALEVGFNFLYAGNDKKRVVAVCSNKKLEGCSWRVYASRCEATGSFVIRTLNNVHTCAGRIRESKSKMMRSRVVSSLIVDRIRAKPELKPVEIIHEFKDYYGIDISYYHTWFGKQLAKLDVHGDESKSFNELVWYADAVKETNTGSLCTLDCEAGINRFRRFFVSFGGCIAGFQYCIPLLFIDATFLKSKYKGKLLCASGKNGNQASVVVGGRCSSSLVVVAVARRLCFWSSPLLLIGFVFGE, encoded by the exons TATAAGTCGGAAACCATCATGTTTTCAGTTTCATCAGAGTCATCCATGGTTGATATTTTGAAGACTTTGTGTCTGaggtttaggggtttgcaGTTGGGTTGTTTCACATTACGGTATTCGGTGCCCGGTTATCCGAGTTGTTTTCTAGAAACGGATAGCGATTTGGACTTGATGAGgacatttttgttgatatcaAATGAGAAGACTGTTGATATTTTAGTGAAGGATTTATGCGGGATCAATGAATATAGTGGTGATTTTTGTGTAAATAAGGAGTTGATAGCATGTGAAAAGGGCGAGTCGTCGTGTTCTAGTACTGTCGAAGACAGAAACGAGTTTTTGGGCAGGTCGAAGAGAGCAAGTGCTAAGCCTTTGTTGTCGAATGAGTGGGAGACATACATACATCATGTGGGGCAGAAGTTTGATGGTGGTGCAGAGGAGTTCCGGTTGAAATTGTGCAAGTACGCTCTTGAAGtaggatttaattttttatatgccGGCAATGACAAGAAGCGGGTGGTTGCTGTTTGTTCGAATAAGAAATTGGAGGGTTGCAGCTGGCGTGTTTATGCTTCTCGTTGTGAAGCTactggcagttttgtaattcgGACGTTAAATAATGTTCATACATGTGCGGGTCGGATACGGGAATCAAAGAGTAAGATGATGAGGTCTCGTGTGGTGTCCTCCCTCATTGTGGACAGAATTCGTGCAAAACCAGAGCTGAAGCCAGTTGAGATTATACACGAGTTCAAAGATTATTATGGTATAGACATTTCATACTACCACACATGGTTTGGCAAACAGTTAGCTAAATTGGACGTTCACGGTGATGAGTCGAAGTCCTTCAACGAGTTAGTGTGGTATGCGGACGCCGTAAAGGAAACTAACACTGGTTCTCTCTGCACTCTTGATTGTGAAGCTGGAATTAATCGCTTTCGACGATTTTTTGTGTCTTTTGGCGGTTGCATTGCTGGATTTCAATATTGCATACCCTTGTTGTTCATTGATGCTACGTTTTTGAAGAGCAAGTACAAGGGGAAGCTTCTCTGTGCTTCGGGAAAGAATGGAAATCAAG CTTCGGTCGTCGTCGGTGGtcgttgctcgtcgtcgttggTCGTCGTCGCCGTTGCTCGTCGTCTTTGTTTCTGGTCGTCCCCGTTGCTGCTCATCGGCTTCGTTTTTGGAGAATAG